One stretch of Bombus affinis isolate iyBomAffi1 chromosome 4, iyBomAffi1.2, whole genome shotgun sequence DNA includes these proteins:
- the LOC126915499 gene encoding uncharacterized protein LOC126915499 isoform X2 — protein sequence MIRVDETDPVGELEPSFPYRNVTVRRGVEFKDHYDIESEIGRGKFGTVYRCKEKVSDLMLAAKVVNTAKKEDKRSVEREVEIMRRLQHPRLIQLYDAIDTGKQIYVILELIEGGELFERVIDDDFVLTERSCAVFMRQICEGIEFVHRQNILHLDLKPENILCLTKEGNRIKIIDFGLAREYDPKKKLQVLFGTPEFVAPEVVNFDQIGYGTDMWSIGVICYVLLSGLSPFMGDTDIETMANVTIAKYDFDHDAFANISEDAKDFIRCLLVKDKDKRMSATHCREHRWLVKKPATQQQQQVEQTVTISKPKTPDLPIPRVETSSIDELDVTKDNLRLFVERWREHPDSPYIIDIPQCVLTQQNSTRDYEELVSLGGHSPSPCASISSTPSEATDGSPRESYGTFLTVPSYGLERRASEGVTAEKSRGDPASQIILADEIIKLSERLRSIATGASGYSNEEESSSETGEQSKKPLEDRDKRNGVRSRNGLVAENTECNEIAEKLSSIVRHRKLNGTTFHSSRSFDRNTETSTVNMFASLKKSKQKKEEERSQKGSIESVRSESFEKKVEDITSKKNEIVFNRNEAEMDLTPPWRRARVKQFGETSRDVPRISALRNLHKSLNLDEPTNTKDLLLHLLGEWEGATRSSGVGRKSVSVDWCGEESVARKTMNSLAEYFQSKQQKSTATNVSSSTSSSIHR from the exons AGGAAAATTTGGCACCGTTTATCGATGTAAGGAGAAAGTAAGCGACTTGATGCTCGCCGCGAAGGTGGTGAACACGGCGAAAAAGGAGGACAAGCGATCGGTGGAACGAGAGGTGGAAATTATGAGACGGTTACAACATCCACGACTTATCCAGCTCTACGATGCCATTGACACCGGCAAGCAGATATACGTAATTTTGGAACT GATCGAAGGTGGCGAACTATTTGAGAGGGTGATAGACGACGATTTCGTGTTGACCGAGCGTAGCTGTGCCGTTTTCATGCGACAGATCTGCGAGGGTATAGAGTTCGTTCACCGACAGAATATTTTACATCTCGATTTAAAG CCTGAAAACATATTATGTTTGACAAAGGAGGGTAATAGGATCAAAATCATAGACTTCGGTCTGGCGAGGGAGTACGATCCAAAGAAGAAGTTGCAAGTTCTATTTGGCACGCCGGAGTTCGTTGCACCGGAAGTCGTAAATTTCGATCAGATTGGTTATGGTACCGACATGTGGAGTATAGGCGTCATCTGTTACGTATT ATTATCCGGTTTGTCACCGTTCATGGGGGACACAGACATCGAGACAATGGCGAACGTGACCATCGCGAAGTACGACTTTGATCATGACGCATTCGCCAATATATCCGAAGACGCGAAGGATTTTATCCGTTGTCTGCTAGTCAAAGACAAAGA CAAACGAATGTCGGCCACGCACTGCAGGGAACATCGTTGGTTGGTGAAGAAGCCAGCGacgcagcaacagcagcaggtCGAGCAAACGGTGACGATATCGAAGCCGAAGACTCCAGATCTGCCAATCCCTCGAGTGGAAACGAGCAGCATAGACGAGTTGGACGTGACCAAGGACAATCTGAGGCTGTTCGTGGAGCGCTGGCGTGAGCACCCTGACAGCCCGTACATCATAGATATTCCTCAGTGCGTGTTGACTCAACAAAATTCGACTCGCGATTACGAGGAATTAGTGTCGTTAGGAGGTCACAGTCCGTCACCTTGTGCCAGTATCTCCAGCACGCCGTCGGAAGCGACGGATGGCTCACCCCGAGAGAGCTACGGCACGTTCTTGACGGTGCCTAGCTACGGTCTCGAGAGGAGAGCCTCCGAGGGAGTCACCGCGGAGAAGTCAAGGGGCGACCCTGCCAGTCAAATCATCTTGGCTGATGAGATAATCAAATTATCAGAGCGTCTGAGATCCATAGCGACGGGAGCGAGCGGATATTCAAACGAGGAGGAAAGCTCCTCGGAGACAGGCGAGCAGAGCAAGAAGCCGCTCGAAGACAGGGACAAAAGGAACGGTGTTCGTTCGAGGAACGGATTGGTTGCTGAAAATACCGAATGCAACGAAATTGCAGAGAAATTGTCGAGCATAGTAAGACATAGGAAGCTCAACGGAACTACGTTCCATAGTAGTCGTAGTTTTGATAGGAACACGGAGACCAGTACCGTGAATATGTTCGCCTCgttgaagaaatcgaagcagaaGAAAGAGGAGGAAAGAAGCCAAAAAGGCTCTATAGAATCGGTTAGATCGGAATCTTTCGAGAAGAAAGTGGAAGATATAACGagtaagaaaaatgaaatagtATTTAACAGAAATGAGGCTGAGATGGATCTTACTCCACCGTGGCGGCGCGCACGAGTGAAACAATTTGGTGAAACCAGTAGGGACGTCCCACGAATATCTGCCCTTCGTAATTTACATAAGAGTCTGAATCTGGACGAACCTACTAATACcaaggatttgttgctacattTGCTTGGTGAATGGGAAGGTGCCACGAGGTCGTCAGGAGTTGGTCGCAAGTCTGTCAGCGTTGATTGGTGTGGCGAGGAATCTGTTGCTAGGAAAACGATGAACTCTTTGGCCGAATATTTCCAATCGAAACAACAAAAGTCGACGGCGACTAACGTTAGTTCATCCACGTCGAGTTCGATACATCGTTGA
- the LOC126915499 gene encoding uncharacterized protein LOC126915499 isoform X1: MFLTSCLVQKGEMRSRPARNYAFVAFVRRCLFKTKKEFRIETKKLEPSFPYRNVTVRRGVEFKDHYDIESEIGRGKFGTVYRCKEKVSDLMLAAKVVNTAKKEDKRSVEREVEIMRRLQHPRLIQLYDAIDTGKQIYVILELIEGGELFERVIDDDFVLTERSCAVFMRQICEGIEFVHRQNILHLDLKPENILCLTKEGNRIKIIDFGLAREYDPKKKLQVLFGTPEFVAPEVVNFDQIGYGTDMWSIGVICYVLLSGLSPFMGDTDIETMANVTIAKYDFDHDAFANISEDAKDFIRCLLVKDKDKRMSATHCREHRWLVKKPATQQQQQVEQTVTISKPKTPDLPIPRVETSSIDELDVTKDNLRLFVERWREHPDSPYIIDIPQCVLTQQNSTRDYEELVSLGGHSPSPCASISSTPSEATDGSPRESYGTFLTVPSYGLERRASEGVTAEKSRGDPASQIILADEIIKLSERLRSIATGASGYSNEEESSSETGEQSKKPLEDRDKRNGVRSRNGLVAENTECNEIAEKLSSIVRHRKLNGTTFHSSRSFDRNTETSTVNMFASLKKSKQKKEEERSQKGSIESVRSESFEKKVEDITSKKNEIVFNRNEAEMDLTPPWRRARVKQFGETSRDVPRISALRNLHKSLNLDEPTNTKDLLLHLLGEWEGATRSSGVGRKSVSVDWCGEESVARKTMNSLAEYFQSKQQKSTATNVSSSTSSSIHR; encoded by the exons AGGAAAATTTGGCACCGTTTATCGATGTAAGGAGAAAGTAAGCGACTTGATGCTCGCCGCGAAGGTGGTGAACACGGCGAAAAAGGAGGACAAGCGATCGGTGGAACGAGAGGTGGAAATTATGAGACGGTTACAACATCCACGACTTATCCAGCTCTACGATGCCATTGACACCGGCAAGCAGATATACGTAATTTTGGAACT GATCGAAGGTGGCGAACTATTTGAGAGGGTGATAGACGACGATTTCGTGTTGACCGAGCGTAGCTGTGCCGTTTTCATGCGACAGATCTGCGAGGGTATAGAGTTCGTTCACCGACAGAATATTTTACATCTCGATTTAAAG CCTGAAAACATATTATGTTTGACAAAGGAGGGTAATAGGATCAAAATCATAGACTTCGGTCTGGCGAGGGAGTACGATCCAAAGAAGAAGTTGCAAGTTCTATTTGGCACGCCGGAGTTCGTTGCACCGGAAGTCGTAAATTTCGATCAGATTGGTTATGGTACCGACATGTGGAGTATAGGCGTCATCTGTTACGTATT ATTATCCGGTTTGTCACCGTTCATGGGGGACACAGACATCGAGACAATGGCGAACGTGACCATCGCGAAGTACGACTTTGATCATGACGCATTCGCCAATATATCCGAAGACGCGAAGGATTTTATCCGTTGTCTGCTAGTCAAAGACAAAGA CAAACGAATGTCGGCCACGCACTGCAGGGAACATCGTTGGTTGGTGAAGAAGCCAGCGacgcagcaacagcagcaggtCGAGCAAACGGTGACGATATCGAAGCCGAAGACTCCAGATCTGCCAATCCCTCGAGTGGAAACGAGCAGCATAGACGAGTTGGACGTGACCAAGGACAATCTGAGGCTGTTCGTGGAGCGCTGGCGTGAGCACCCTGACAGCCCGTACATCATAGATATTCCTCAGTGCGTGTTGACTCAACAAAATTCGACTCGCGATTACGAGGAATTAGTGTCGTTAGGAGGTCACAGTCCGTCACCTTGTGCCAGTATCTCCAGCACGCCGTCGGAAGCGACGGATGGCTCACCCCGAGAGAGCTACGGCACGTTCTTGACGGTGCCTAGCTACGGTCTCGAGAGGAGAGCCTCCGAGGGAGTCACCGCGGAGAAGTCAAGGGGCGACCCTGCCAGTCAAATCATCTTGGCTGATGAGATAATCAAATTATCAGAGCGTCTGAGATCCATAGCGACGGGAGCGAGCGGATATTCAAACGAGGAGGAAAGCTCCTCGGAGACAGGCGAGCAGAGCAAGAAGCCGCTCGAAGACAGGGACAAAAGGAACGGTGTTCGTTCGAGGAACGGATTGGTTGCTGAAAATACCGAATGCAACGAAATTGCAGAGAAATTGTCGAGCATAGTAAGACATAGGAAGCTCAACGGAACTACGTTCCATAGTAGTCGTAGTTTTGATAGGAACACGGAGACCAGTACCGTGAATATGTTCGCCTCgttgaagaaatcgaagcagaaGAAAGAGGAGGAAAGAAGCCAAAAAGGCTCTATAGAATCGGTTAGATCGGAATCTTTCGAGAAGAAAGTGGAAGATATAACGagtaagaaaaatgaaatagtATTTAACAGAAATGAGGCTGAGATGGATCTTACTCCACCGTGGCGGCGCGCACGAGTGAAACAATTTGGTGAAACCAGTAGGGACGTCCCACGAATATCTGCCCTTCGTAATTTACATAAGAGTCTGAATCTGGACGAACCTACTAATACcaaggatttgttgctacattTGCTTGGTGAATGGGAAGGTGCCACGAGGTCGTCAGGAGTTGGTCGCAAGTCTGTCAGCGTTGATTGGTGTGGCGAGGAATCTGTTGCTAGGAAAACGATGAACTCTTTGGCCGAATATTTCCAATCGAAACAACAAAAGTCGACGGCGACTAACGTTAGTTCATCCACGTCGAGTTCGATACATCGTTGA
- the LOC126915499 gene encoding uncharacterized protein LOC126915499 isoform X3: MLAAKVVNTAKKEDKRSVEREVEIMRRLQHPRLIQLYDAIDTGKQIYVILELIEGGELFERVIDDDFVLTERSCAVFMRQICEGIEFVHRQNILHLDLKPENILCLTKEGNRIKIIDFGLAREYDPKKKLQVLFGTPEFVAPEVVNFDQIGYGTDMWSIGVICYVLLSGLSPFMGDTDIETMANVTIAKYDFDHDAFANISEDAKDFIRCLLVKDKDKRMSATHCREHRWLVKKPATQQQQQVEQTVTISKPKTPDLPIPRVETSSIDELDVTKDNLRLFVERWREHPDSPYIIDIPQCVLTQQNSTRDYEELVSLGGHSPSPCASISSTPSEATDGSPRESYGTFLTVPSYGLERRASEGVTAEKSRGDPASQIILADEIIKLSERLRSIATGASGYSNEEESSSETGEQSKKPLEDRDKRNGVRSRNGLVAENTECNEIAEKLSSIVRHRKLNGTTFHSSRSFDRNTETSTVNMFASLKKSKQKKEEERSQKGSIESVRSESFEKKVEDITSKKNEIVFNRNEAEMDLTPPWRRARVKQFGETSRDVPRISALRNLHKSLNLDEPTNTKDLLLHLLGEWEGATRSSGVGRKSVSVDWCGEESVARKTMNSLAEYFQSKQQKSTATNVSSSTSSSIHR, translated from the exons ATGCTCGCCGCGAAGGTGGTGAACACGGCGAAAAAGGAGGACAAGCGATCGGTGGAACGAGAGGTGGAAATTATGAGACGGTTACAACATCCACGACTTATCCAGCTCTACGATGCCATTGACACCGGCAAGCAGATATACGTAATTTTGGAACT GATCGAAGGTGGCGAACTATTTGAGAGGGTGATAGACGACGATTTCGTGTTGACCGAGCGTAGCTGTGCCGTTTTCATGCGACAGATCTGCGAGGGTATAGAGTTCGTTCACCGACAGAATATTTTACATCTCGATTTAAAG CCTGAAAACATATTATGTTTGACAAAGGAGGGTAATAGGATCAAAATCATAGACTTCGGTCTGGCGAGGGAGTACGATCCAAAGAAGAAGTTGCAAGTTCTATTTGGCACGCCGGAGTTCGTTGCACCGGAAGTCGTAAATTTCGATCAGATTGGTTATGGTACCGACATGTGGAGTATAGGCGTCATCTGTTACGTATT ATTATCCGGTTTGTCACCGTTCATGGGGGACACAGACATCGAGACAATGGCGAACGTGACCATCGCGAAGTACGACTTTGATCATGACGCATTCGCCAATATATCCGAAGACGCGAAGGATTTTATCCGTTGTCTGCTAGTCAAAGACAAAGA CAAACGAATGTCGGCCACGCACTGCAGGGAACATCGTTGGTTGGTGAAGAAGCCAGCGacgcagcaacagcagcaggtCGAGCAAACGGTGACGATATCGAAGCCGAAGACTCCAGATCTGCCAATCCCTCGAGTGGAAACGAGCAGCATAGACGAGTTGGACGTGACCAAGGACAATCTGAGGCTGTTCGTGGAGCGCTGGCGTGAGCACCCTGACAGCCCGTACATCATAGATATTCCTCAGTGCGTGTTGACTCAACAAAATTCGACTCGCGATTACGAGGAATTAGTGTCGTTAGGAGGTCACAGTCCGTCACCTTGTGCCAGTATCTCCAGCACGCCGTCGGAAGCGACGGATGGCTCACCCCGAGAGAGCTACGGCACGTTCTTGACGGTGCCTAGCTACGGTCTCGAGAGGAGAGCCTCCGAGGGAGTCACCGCGGAGAAGTCAAGGGGCGACCCTGCCAGTCAAATCATCTTGGCTGATGAGATAATCAAATTATCAGAGCGTCTGAGATCCATAGCGACGGGAGCGAGCGGATATTCAAACGAGGAGGAAAGCTCCTCGGAGACAGGCGAGCAGAGCAAGAAGCCGCTCGAAGACAGGGACAAAAGGAACGGTGTTCGTTCGAGGAACGGATTGGTTGCTGAAAATACCGAATGCAACGAAATTGCAGAGAAATTGTCGAGCATAGTAAGACATAGGAAGCTCAACGGAACTACGTTCCATAGTAGTCGTAGTTTTGATAGGAACACGGAGACCAGTACCGTGAATATGTTCGCCTCgttgaagaaatcgaagcagaaGAAAGAGGAGGAAAGAAGCCAAAAAGGCTCTATAGAATCGGTTAGATCGGAATCTTTCGAGAAGAAAGTGGAAGATATAACGagtaagaaaaatgaaatagtATTTAACAGAAATGAGGCTGAGATGGATCTTACTCCACCGTGGCGGCGCGCACGAGTGAAACAATTTGGTGAAACCAGTAGGGACGTCCCACGAATATCTGCCCTTCGTAATTTACATAAGAGTCTGAATCTGGACGAACCTACTAATACcaaggatttgttgctacattTGCTTGGTGAATGGGAAGGTGCCACGAGGTCGTCAGGAGTTGGTCGCAAGTCTGTCAGCGTTGATTGGTGTGGCGAGGAATCTGTTGCTAGGAAAACGATGAACTCTTTGGCCGAATATTTCCAATCGAAACAACAAAAGTCGACGGCGACTAACGTTAGTTCATCCACGTCGAGTTCGATACATCGTTGA
- the LOC126915517 gene encoding U11/U12 small nuclear ribonucleoprotein 35 kDa protein-like, whose product MVDALQNWSPYAKKYEPLKAGSIDGTDTEPHDKAISRAMQAHYEPPHGLKSKPERTLFVARFGPKITKHDLKEFFSRYGEVVSAKVIVDVVTGLSQGYGFIEMRNEDEARRVIRRCVDATLKGYQIFIDYECGRTLHGWKPRRLGGGFGGKKGSGQLRFGGRDRPFKKPIVPNIIRSNPHHEQHYHFEEHHQYQEHHHQGHHRYCHH is encoded by the exons ATG gTGGATGCTTTGCAAAATTGGAGTCCCTATGCTAAAAAATACGAACCCTTGAAAGCAGGTAGCATCGATGGTACAGATACAGAACCACATGATAAAGCTATTAGTCGTGCAATGCAAGCACATTATGAACCACCTCATGGATTAAAATCAAAACCAGAAAGGACATTATTTGTCGCCAGATTTGGTCCAAAAATCACCAAACATGATTTAAAGGAG ttTTTTTCTAGATATGGAGAAGTTGTATCGGCAAAAGTTATAGTTGATGTTGTGACTGGATTATCCCAAGGTTATGGATTTATTGAGATGAGAAACGAAGATGAAGCTAGAAGAGTAATTAGACGTTGCGTAGATGCTACGTTAAAAGGctatcaaatttttatagattACGAGTGTGGACGTACTTTGCATGGGTGGAAACCAAGGCGACTTG GTGGTGGTTTTGGTGGAAAAAAGGGGTCAGGTCAACTTAGATTTGGTGGAAGAGATAGACCTTTTAAAAAACCAATCGTACCTAATATTATTAGGTCAAATCCTCATCATGAACAACATTATCATTTTGAAGAACATCATCAGTATCAAGAACATCATCATCAAGGACATCATCGTTATTGCCACCATTAA